In the genome of Populus trichocarpa isolate Nisqually-1 chromosome 10, P.trichocarpa_v4.1, whole genome shotgun sequence, the window CTTTTTCATGACCAGCTTTCCTCAAAACTACGACCTCTTTTTGCAACATATCATACAGTATCCCAGGAACACTGTCCTCTGTATCTGCCGGTGGGAACTCAGTGGGCTTTTCATCCGAGTTCCCTTTCCACGAATTAGGTGTCTCAGTCTCCTTGGTTCCATCACAAGGTTGGTTGAATGAATGATTTTGTCCAGCTCCATTTAAGAGCAATTTACTACTCCTGTCCAATGATCGTGTGCCCCCAtcaaatgattttgatgttccTTTAGCATGCTTCAGCACTGAACTGGTGCTAGAGGACAAAGATCTTGACTGAGAGGTTCTCTTAGACAAAAAGCCATTGGAGGTCAATTTTGAAATGTTATCAGCTCCACCTAAGGATTGACGACGAGGCGGCCCATTGCTTATACACCTTCCCTCTGGTGCACTGCGATTGCTGCTTGAAGACCCTCTTAAGCTCTCTTCAAGCACTTTGAGACGCAACTGATATTTCTCCTGAAAAATGCAAGAGCACAGTTTACTTTCAGGACCAGGAGAAAAGgcaaaacaaagcaaacaaacCAAAAGGCCTCAGCTGGAAAAACCAGATCCTCACTTTCAACTGTGCTTCAGACTTTGCAGCCCGCTCAGTTATAGCAAGCTTGTCACGAAGTTGCTGCATTTCTCCCTATAACAACAGTGTATCAACATTGGTGAGGATTGAAAAGTACAAggcattttaataaaatgaagaaaattcaaaacagAGATCAAACAATAGAAGGAAACAAAACTAAGTTCAACAGTAACCTGCAAAAATCTTCGCTCGTCAAGCCATTGTTTTACAGGCATCACTTTGTCATTAGCATCTTTCCACTCATTTGCTACAACTGTGGCCACTCTGTTTGCTGTTACCTTTGCACGGGCCAATTCCCGGTCAAGAGTTTTTCTTTCCTCCTGCAAAACAGAACAACAAGCATATCATATTTATGGCAGCTTTGTAAGTATGATGTCCAGCAAAATATGTAATGAACATTACATTCATCTCCTGCACTTTCCGCTGGTAATCCCTAACAGCATTTGCTGCTGCACCACCAGCAAGAACAGCCTCTTCCAGTTCCCTTACAGTCTGGGTAAGTTTTTCAACCTCTGCAACCTTTTGTCTATGCATTTTGTCCAATATTTTGTTCTCTTCCTGCAATCACAAACAGTATATAGATCATACATTGTATACACTAAAATATCGAATATCCCGTCCAACATATTTGTAAAAGAGGAATGAAGAGCACCACACAAGCTTGCCATACCTGACAAATTTCTATCTGCTTCATTAACTCCTGGTTCTTGTTTTGGAGATCATCCACCATGGAGGCCTTGGCCAAGGCAACTTGAACTGTCCTTTCAGCCTCAATTAAAGCTGCTTCTTTAGATTTAGTTAGACGATCCAATGCTTTGTTATCATCTTGAAGCTTCGCAATCTTTAAAAGACCAGCAGAACACAGtggtcaaaagaaaaatcataaatcaaccaACATGTGCCCTTGTTGGCATAGAATCACAGCTACACTCAAGAAAAGCATACCTCTTGGCGAGCCAGCTTAAGCTCAGCTTCCAGAGGTGCAAGAATGGCTTCAATTGGAGGCATGTCGTCATCCTTCTGAGCAGCATGAACTCTTCGAAGAGTGGCTTCAGCAGCAAACTGGGCTGCCATGGAGGCCTTCTTCTCatcattgattttcttgatttctagattctgcaaacaattttaattttaaatacatatatagcactgtgaaaaaaaaaattaatggaggaATTGAAAGAGGTCCCAGGCAATACTTTGCTTTCTAGAAGAGATTCCGTTAACTTGAGCTTCTCCTCCACCTTCGAGAGTTCATCAGTGAGCTAAGGCACAAAAGAACCCCAGAAAACAAAATCAGGATCAATTGGAACACATACTGCTTCCAAatcattgaaagaagaaaaaaatgcatgaagAAAGAAAGTTTATGCCCAAATCCAGGTAGAAGAAAATCCCACAAGAATAAAATTGCACATCAGATGATTATATACAATAGACAGCACTAAAGGACCTTTGTGAAAACTCAAAACCTCAAACATGATAATATCCATATCAAGCACAAGAGTGTGTATTCGAGTCCATTCCAAGcccaattaagaaaaagttttaAGGATGAATGTGGAAATCTAGCAGTGAAAAACAATAGACATCAACGCTAGAAAAATACTGAAATTTATAGGGagggcggggggggggggggggagaataatttgaaaaaaatcaaaatttgatgatAAACTACTCAGTAACTTCGTTGGCATcgattcaaaatataaacaGACAGGagttaaagaaattaaaagggcAGAACATGAACTTTAACACTTAAAACAATTTCTAGCTCTTCCTTTAGCATTAAAAGTAGCATAACATATGGAATTGCTTTATGGAAGtaaaaaagggaaaggaaagggaaagggtAAAAACAGACAACAGAATCGCCTCCAGTAACAATCAATACCAATGCAACTTCCTTAATCGATATAGCTTAACAGCATTATCAGATGACCAAGCAAATATGACATTTGTTATCAGAACTGAATAAAGAAAACTTTATTTGACAAACAGCTATCAGGATCAACATTTTCCActagctaaaaaaatcataaactagaTCTTATGGGTAAAAAATGCCATCTTCCATCGACTTCAAAGTTAACATTtgcatcaagaaaataatagcataaccaaacataaatcaaatttaaaatcaaatagagGCAACACTTGCAATGACAGTAACAAACAGATTAACCTCGTCAGCAAAACTAGTCCTtcgaaaataaattttcaaaattgaaaccagaaaattaaaataacacagCAAAACACGGAGAGCGAGTGATAAATGACCTCTTCAACAGCCTTCTCTCTAAGTCTCTCTGATAACCTCAACGCCTTGATCTCCGCCTGTGCGTCTCCCAACTCTCTATCCTTGTCTACAccaaaaacagcaaaaaaacccataaaaaacaaataaatatcagaattaatttaatccagctCAAAAGGCAGTAGATCGAACCACATTCACACCTCTAACTTCATTCTCAAGCCGATTAAGTTCCACCTTAACCGGATCCGACCCGTGAAGCAAAGTCATGAACTCATTGTCGGCATCAAAGCTTGGCCTGACCGAAGCCCGCCTCCTCGACGAGCTCTTAGGCCCTTCCTTAAAAGATCCAGACACGGTAAGTGGCGTCATCGTCGTGGCCACACCTCCACCATTAACCTCAAGGACAGCCGTTCCCTCGCCGGAAACCTCCGACATATCCTCCGATCTAATACGCGTACCTATCTCCCCTACTCACATCCAAATGCAGCagagatataaagagagaagtGTAGGTTTTCTttggagagagaaggaagaggggagagttcttttatttatctatagtatttctttctctctctagagaGTGATTGCTGTGTTTTAAATCTCGACGAGTAGATGTGTCTGTTGTGATTAACAGTGATAATAAGGACTAAGGagagtgttttgttttgttttgttctttaaagaaaaagaagcagtGGGACGCTTTGCTGTTTACTCATCATTGTATTATGGGATAGTAAACTATGGCAAACCTCATATTAGTCCTCCAACTATGTCTTTTTATCTTATTAGTCCGATCCTCTCTAAATATACATTTCCTCGGTCATATCCGTCTATTAATAAAACTGTAGACGATGTTGGGACGTTGGATAATGCATGTCCAGTTTAAATGTTCCTAAActgattctaatttttttttctaatcataaGCACAAAAATAcatagatattgttttttttatttaagacaGGTTAGGGCTAATTAAGGCCCGATTAGAGCAATTTTATACTTTGATTATACATGTAATCTTGCACGTGCTGTATGGGATAGAGAAGTAGGTACTTTGGGGTCTAAGAGGGCGGAAATTGGGTTCAGTTATAGAATATAAGCCTATCGCATGTGTTGTTTAGCGTGGTCTCCAGTTGTTTAAACACGAGGATTTGATTGGTGGGATGTGTATAGATTAGGGACTTAGTTGATAAAACTGATAGAATGTGGACtcaatatagaaaataaaatatacatgattGGAAGACTAATATGAGGGGTTCTTTTacttattaattagtttttttgctttctttttttcttcgtttGGTTTTGTTTCGTTACGCTGGGaagattttgttttgtgatAAGCGGGATGCGTATGGCGCACACTATTCCCTGGAGACGGGAATCTAAGCAAAGAGAAATGGGGTGCGTAATGCGCACGACAGCGCGTTTTAGTAAATTCTGCTCTCGCTAGAGCATTTGCCTTGCCTTGCCTGCCTAGGCTTTCGCTGGATTTTGGCattcaaattgaaaatgattAGCACTTAATAAATGTATGatcattctatttttaaattgcttttaaatttttttattatttttaaaatggtattaaaataatgttttttatgggtttcttaaactttattaaattattttttttcaattattttaattaattaatataaaaaataactaaaaaaacattctaatgtgtttttaattaaaaaacatgttttaaaaacatcttacaatgcattattaaatatattaaaaggttCGATCAGTTCAACAATATTGACTGTATATAAATAGACATTTTAAATGTGTGggataatttttatatggtaccttaatacatttttttaatatctcatACTAATTTTGTATCATAACTAGAGTTCGTCAGCGAATATGGGGTaaagctaaaaacaaaaaagcaaacagtccccaatatatatatatatatatatatatatatatatataaaaaaaacaaggtggCGCATGTCTGGCTTGCTAGTGATGGGTCAGGTGTTTGGTTTCGccatttgctcttttttttttcctctcacaCTTCAGAtagtatttattaaattcactTTCTCTTTAGTTAGAATTAAAAGTtctcaaatattattataaatttttatttaaattttaataattgttttttaaataataatattaatagtaaattATTCATGGAAATTcgatcaaaattgtttttttattattgaattttttaaatatatttttttatcatttttttattttcaatcatacaaaatattaacatgatattttaagattatttgttaattttctttaacgatcataaaatgtttttaaaaaatatataaacaataattcTAATTGAATATATTATGTTGACTACAATAAATAAGAgatgtgtaaataaaaaaaattatttcggtgaaaaaaagttaaaataattatattttttaatttaattataatatcaaataattttataaaatcttagaCCCTTCTCATGACACGGGTATACAAgctaatattttatgaaatacaCTAATTATCTACATCAATttccataaataaaaagaaaaggagagagagatgatACTATACTTAGCATCATATTGTTCCTTTGTCCCACAAGGTTTTGAAGTACTTGGTGATACGGAGTATTTTGTTCAATACACTTTTCATGTtcgtttttaatatattatttgttatacttatcatgtaatttgttttattaatgttggtgtccaggtcagcttgcgcgtacctcgactaatttcacgggtcttgaagttaacaacAATGTAAATCTTCAATGGCACTGAGGTTTAACTACGCCCCTCAATGTTACTTATTGGGGGGCGGGGCAGAATATGCGAGAGTCTTTTTTTTAGACGATGAAAAGCTTGAAATgtgaattattatatatattaatgaatgataaaaaaaattgttaataataaaaaaaatgaatcaaaataccAAGAGATgtatatagataaataaatatgataatgtGTCATGTCATgctatttaatatatttatttaattatataacattttttattaaagaaagaataaaaaaaaatttgaatcaaaacatggcaacttttttttttattaacgtgggtgtccgggtcagcttgcatgcaccttgactaatcccacgggccctgaagttaatgactat includes:
- the LOC7459751 gene encoding microtubule-associated protein 70-2, which encodes MSEVSGEGTAVLEVNGGGVATTMTPLTVSGSFKEGPKSSSRRRASVRPSFDADNEFMTLLHGSDPVKVELNRLENEVRDKDRELGDAQAEIKALRLSERLREKAVEELTDELSKVEEKLKLTESLLESKNLEIKKINDEKKASMAAQFAAEATLRRVHAAQKDDDMPPIEAILAPLEAELKLARQEIAKLQDDNKALDRLTKSKEAALIEAERTVQVALAKASMVDDLQNKNQELMKQIEICQEENKILDKMHRQKVAEVEKLTQTVRELEEAVLAGGAAANAVRDYQRKVQEMNEERKTLDRELARAKVTANRVATVVANEWKDANDKVMPVKQWLDERRFLQGEMQQLRDKLAITERAAKSEAQLKEKYQLRLKVLEESLRGSSSSNRSAPEGRCISNGPPRRQSLGGADNISKLTSNGFLSKRTSQSRSLSSSTSSVLKHAKGTSKSFDGGTRSLDRSSKLLLNGAGQNHSFNQPCDGTKETETPNSWKGNSDEKPTEFPPADTEDSVPGILYDMLQKEVVVLRKAGHEKDQSLKDKDDAIEMLAKKVDTLTKAMEVEAKKMRREVAAMEKEVAAMRVEKEHENRAKRFSNLKGPVSAAQILPGRSVSRSGLTRSTQ